A single region of the Leishmania panamensis strain MHOM/PA/94/PSC-1 chromosome 23 sequence genome encodes:
- a CDS encoding hypothetical protein (TriTrypDB/GeneDB-style sysID: LpmP.23.0020), which yields MCKEFVASTEGTALLAALYIVDYMRKQDNVAAKSTFYDVLIELEHAIRRDMFIVEQIKYTTKESKEGKKSIEATRAEAFRIHCAAKVFAFQLLGDVVADDEKVVSYASKKQESIDEALNAWEKASIKIKEPMADIEHCWVAKQEKQQCGSLYETAAVFDEQPNKTFALLLPSITAKLPMLPMQEGELQYVLPGKSGMLLLDSAPPSEGWMISKRLLVQARKSKLSKDDEQALLGLLNESLVSRLGVSPQQLSELATHNPEVCASVLLKLPSGSAGAFIQFLLKGNIPEENMQTILLRASSVLQQVNVRTFISTMIHKLRERGELSTGAESVKNFALSLHQLVMKAAKENREIFIADAFRPDLEQLFQSSSNPEVKNRWEDMKR from the coding sequence ATGTGCAAGGAGTTTGTGGCGTCAACGGAGGGAACGGCGCTCCTCGCTGCTCTGTATATTGTGGATTATATGAGGAAGCAAGACAACGTGGCGGCGAAGTCGACATTTTACGACGTGTTAATAGAGCTAGAGCATGCTATTCGTAGAGACATGTTTATTGTGGAGCAGATCAAGTACACCACAAAGGAATCGAAGGAGGGCAAGAAGAGCATAGAGGCCACCCGCGCGGAGGCCTTTCGTATACACTGTGCGGCGAAAGTCTTTGCGTTTCAGCTGCTTGGTGACGTGGTTGCCGATGATGAGAAGGTTGTTTCTTATGCGTCAAAGAAACAGGAATCCATTGATGAGGCTCTTAACGCATGGGAGAAAGCCAGCATCAAGATCAAGGAGCCCATGGCGGATATCGAGCATTGCTGGGTCGCaaagcaagagaagcagcagtgtgGTTCACTGTATGAGACGGCCGCTGTCTTTGATGAACAGCCGAACAAGACTTTTGCGCTACTTCTTCCCTCGATAACAGCAAAGCTACCGATGCTGCCAATGCAGGAAGGCGAACTGCAGTACGTACTGCCTGGGAAGTCAGGTATGCTTCTCCTCGACAGTGCCCCACCCAGCGAAGGGTGGATGATATCCAAGAGACTGCTTGTACAGGCACGCAAATCGAAACTTTCCAAGGATGACGAGCAGGCGCTCCTTGGGCTGCTCAACGAGTCGCTCGTGTCCCGCTTAGGTGTTTCCCCACAGCAGCTGAGTGAGTTAGCGACGCATAACCCGGAGGTGTGTGCTTCTGTGCTGCTCAAGCTTCCATCAGGCTCAGCAGGGGCGTTTATTCAGTTTTTGTTGAAGGGCAACATCCCCGAGGAAAACATGCAGACAATTCTCCTCCGAGCGTCATCCGTCCTGCAGCAAGTTAACGTGCGAACTTTTATTTCTACCATGATCCACAAGCTcagggaaagaggtgaaTTGTCTACCGGTGCGGAGAGCGTGAAGAACTTCGCACTGAGTCTTCATCAGCTTGTGATGAAGGCTGCAaaggagaacagagagaTTTTTATAGCCGACGCTTTCCGCCCCGACCTGGAGCAGCTGTTTCAGTCGAGTAGTAACCCAGAGGTGAAAAACAGATGGGAAGACATGAAACGGTAG
- a CDS encoding beta propeller protein, putative (TriTrypDB/GeneDB-style sysID: LpmP.23.0040), with protein MITDWTLPLRKVPTHATKDPSIAWNTVHLCYEQRFFGQITSLRYDHAGLLLGGTSTNQFALLRVPQKNGVVVNEQTERKNYSIRFREDDKLYIQAVDQRVVVRSPETAFERQYLGHSRDVRSAIFIGRHNFASASDDTTVKLWDLMSDDELGAARIHTDYVRCLEPYSGGSFLSGSYDHRVNLWDPRTGMDAPLQTSGGVITQAVEALCFVPNEEIVAVGAGDRLVIFDPRKGLGTPLFQGSFHTKSVVAVAYSEKLRSLLTGSLDCRVKMFSLDGSELRCIANKRFENGVTSLAVHPSSTEYAVGSTTGELSVYRFKEAEGLVDDLPEEFVLEKEKPRSKEQVMRDKMKEVQFLLGRYQYGKALKTALYSRHPDVLVSTFEELVRRGALHIALNNQNDRTVVRVLRFATHYVEMPQFTDTMFAVFETIFDIYSAYVGKSVFFHREILSAQKKIGASLAVMQRMERTMGIMEMIVHSE; from the coding sequence ATGATCACTGACTGGACTCTACCGCTCCGCAAGGtgcccacacacgccaccAAGGACCCCTCAATTGCGTGGAATACGGTCCATCTATGCTATGAGCAGCGTTTTTTCGGTCAGATCACGAGTTTGCGCTACGACCACGCCGGTTTGTTGCTGGGAGGCACTTCCACAAATCAATTTGCGCTCCTGCGTGTGCCTCAGAAGAATGGCGTAGTCGTAAATGAGCAGACAGAGCGCAAGAATTACTCCATCCGCTTCCGAGAAGATGACAAGCTTTACATTCAAGCTGTAGATCAGCGCGTGGTTGTGCGGTCCCCGGAGACCGCGTTCGAACGGCAGTATCTAGGACATTCGCGGGATGTGCGCTCCGCCATTTTTATTGGACGCCACAACTTCGCGTCCGCGAGCGACGACACGACAGTTAAGCTATGGGATCTGATGAGTGATGATGAGCTCGGTGCGGCTCGTATTCACACCGACTACGTGCGCTGCCTTGAGCCGTACTCTGGTGGCTCGTTCTTGAGCGGGTCCTATGACCACCGAGTGAACTTGTGGGACCCCCGAACCGGCATGGACGCGCCGTTGCAAACCTCAGGGGGCGTCATTACGCAAGCGGTGGAGGCACTGTGCTTCGTGCCGAATGAAGAGATTGTGGCTGTGGGTGCTGGCGATCGCCTGGTCATCTTTGACCCACGCAAGGGCCTCGGTACACCCTTGTTTCAGGGCTCATTTCATACCAAGTCAGTTGTTGCGGTGGCCTACTCGGAAAAACTGCGCAGTCTCCTCACCGGATCGCTGGATTGCCGCGTGAAAATGTTCTCACTTGACGGTAGTGAGCTGCGCTGCATTGCGAATAAGCGTTTTGAAAACGGTGTGACATCGCTGGCTGTTCACCCTAGCTCGACGGAGTACGCCGTGGGTAGCACCACAGGCGAGCTCAGCGTATACCGTTTCAAGGAAGCGGAAGGGTTAGTGGACGACCTTCCGGAAGAATTCGTTctggaaaaggagaaaccGCGGTCGAAGGAGCAGGTTATGCGAGACAAGATGAAAGAGGTTCAGTTCCTCCTCGGGCGCTATCAGTATGGCAAAGCGCTCAAGACCGCTTTGTACTCCCGACACCCCGATGTCCTCGTTTCCACGTTTGAGGAGCTTGTGCGTCGAGGCGCGCTGCACATCGCGCTGAACAACCAAAACGACCGAACTGTTGTGCGCGTTCTTCGCTTTGCCACTCACTACGTCGAGATGCCGCAGTTCACGGACACAATGTTTGCCGTGTTTGAGACTATTTTCGACATCTACAGCGCCTATGTGGGCAAAAGTGTCTTTTTTCACCGCGAGATTCTGAGCGCACAAAAGAAGATCGGCGCGTCTCTCGCGGTTATGCAGCGCATGGAAAGGACTATGGGCATTATGGAGATGATTGTGCATTCGGAATAG
- a CDS encoding hypothetical protein (TriTrypDB/GeneDB-style sysID: LpmP.23.0010), translated as MWNPHSYIAQAVGSKRKIINSVTLPSFYEYTTRLLLLEREEEHLRSKMAGERVVWKMSSFSFCGKDYTAHYSIEQDTEQFVQQLGTTVKDISDAVIRCRSTYADFLEQLETFRKMCKDEEADFMFADNISVDNVYTREAYLCLELSRSLPVPATVSMLLIERESFHFVIKGDLCTIPIAAMIDGDGAPVRYEGVELGSETFSTSNGFCRQCKDVNGCCFVTVISEKGMGCAAALFSAETVVSDGHVEAVLRTLTDAGAIACFSCVYNDGTVYQYEQQGIDADSAAMAAATRYDAVAHRARVIRYSRNADAMHLLIDDTKKSVPRDVAAFDSALNPPTLVATMQAFSGRPYFEVVHRVAPIGLLSGSMLLSVERDSPLYNNVLKCGDKILLFLFADQDVWKKGCPRQWLVPAKCDAFKTSSGYFSVPRCSVVSIALLFSTERSFAVGDSAVVFGSVTDATLIEKPFSVPLSLPSILFRYTPFVCKFLHRRYGPVGFVGYSFFFCSTTPLIATAMVSLNVTDIISSDADIEPTVELFFFRRDYGLFPESVYPNFTEDLPFPLHQLTGEKSSVVAGKVACRLLQMGLIVRESSVFLVLSVTRVIFDGSEVLQIA; from the coding sequence ATGTGGAATCCGCACAGCTACATTGCTCAGGCTGTTGGGTCCAAGCGCAAGATTATTAACTCTGTGACGCTTCCTTCGTTTTACGAGTACACTACGCGTCTTTTACTGCttgagagggaagaagagcatcTACGTTCTAAAATGGCCGGGGAAAGAGTGGTATGGAAAATGTCGAGCTTCTCATTTTGTGGCAAAGACTACACAGCGCACTACAGTATTGAACAGGACACCGAACAGTTTGTTCAACAGCTGGGAACTACCGTAAAGGACATTTCAGATGCCGTGATAAGATGCAGGAGCACCTATGCTGACTTCCTCGAGCAGTTGGAGACCTTTCGAAAGATGTGCAAAGATGAGGAGGCGGACTTTATGTTTGCAGACAATATTTCTGTAGATAATGTCTATACGCGAGAGGCGTATCTGTGCCTCGAACTTAGCAGAAGTCTTCCTGTTCCTGCTACTGTATCGATGTTACTTATTGAGCGAGAGAGCTTTCATTTTGTTATCAAAGGTGATCTCTGTACGATTCCTATTGCCGCGATGATCGACGGTGACGGTGCACCTGTGCGTTATGAGGGCGTCGAGTTAGGTTCTGAGACATTCTCCACCAGCAATGGATTCTGCAGACAATGTAAGGATGTAAatggctgctgcttcgtgACTGTTATATCAGAAAAGGGAATGGGCTGTGCAGCCGCTCTTTTTTCCGCCGAGACGGTGGTGAGTGATGGCCATGTCGAGGCAGTACTACGAACACTGACGGATGCAGGTGCGATTGCCTGTTTCTCGTGTGTATATAATGACGGTACTGTGTACCAGTATGAGCAGCAAGGAATCGATGCTGACAGTGCTGCTATGGCTGCGGCAACGCGGTATGATGCTGTTGCTCATCGTGCTCGCGTAATTCGCTATAGCAGAAACGCCGATGCAATGCATCTACTGATCGATGATACGAAGAAAAGCGTTCCGAGAGATGTGGCAGCCTTTGATTCAGCGTTGAATCCGCCGACCCTTGTGGCAACAATGCAGGCGTTCTCTGGTCGCCCGTACTTTGAAGTGGTGCACCGTGTGGCTCCCATTGGGCTCTTAAGTGGGTCTATGCTTCTTTCCGTCGAGCGGGACAGTCCGTTATACAATAATGTGCTGAAGTGTGGGGACAAGATTTtactttttctttttgctgaTCAAGATGTGTGGAAAAAGGGCTGTCCTCGTCAGTGGCTTGTCCCTGCGAAGTGCGACGCTTTCAAAACAAGTTCAGGCTACTTTTCTGTTCCTCGATGCAGCGTGGTGTCTATTGCGCTTTTGTTCAGTACAGAAAGGAGTTTTGCAGTTGGCGACAGTGCAGTAGTTTTTGGCAGTGTGACCGATGCAACCTTAATAGAGAAGCCCTTCTCGgtacctctttctctgccttctATCTTGTTTCGCTACACTCCATTTGTGTGCAAATTTCTTCATCGGAGGTATGGTCCCGTTGGTTTTGTCGGTTattcattttttttctgcagcaccacaccTCTGATTGCTACGGCCATGGTTTCTCTTAATGTCACTGACATCATCAGTTCTGACGCAGATATAGAGCCAACCGTAgagctgtttttctttcgaAGAGACTACGGACTGTTTCCGGAGTCTGTGTATCCAAACTTCACTGAAGATCTTCCGTTTCCTCTCCATCAGTTGACGGGTGAGAAGTCAAGCGTGGTGGCAGGAAAGGTCGCTTGTCGCCTGCTTCAAATGGGGTTGATAGTGAGGGAGTCTAGCGTGTTTCTCGTACTTTCTGTAACTCGAGTTATCTTTGATGGATCTGAAGTATTGCAGATTGCATAA
- a CDS encoding hypothetical protein (TriTrypDB/GeneDB-style sysID: LpmP.23.0030), translated as MGDIKVTFTFITSVAINCCEAAQWNDESTVDVSERRAEAALHNSRTAVLKVLDYDIDCARVFCMTYSHGTRMRSVYESLADAMATSANEMICFAPPPMSAERVLRVCAMKVLEPVDDVPEVLFCQKAAVPCSGAVAVSRWLLVNVLLCENDGALLVGHLPCVVQLTGTSITKDGICSSLCTMLKMGVECERHLRGCELFCCTTEKKNIVLHNSFCDGACPSQVAIIYSAVDVGDVVLVSTPLARSVVEERPSVFQAVVVRRFAEDGVTLYDVKEVDTAVVLERLTCTQVVPL; from the coding sequence ATGGGTGACATCAAAGTAACATTTACATTCATTACCTCTGTGGCCATCAACTGCTGTGAGGCCGCACAGTGGAATGATGAGTCGACGGTCGACGTGTCGGAGCGCcgtgcagaggcagcgctgcataATTCACGCACTGCAGTGCTCAAAGTTCTTGACTACGACATTGACTGTGCCCGTGTTTTCTGCATGACGTACTCACACGGGACTAGGATGCGATCTGTGTACGAGTCGCTTGCAGATGCCATGGCGACGAGCGCGAACGAGATGATTTGCTTTGCACCGCCTCCTATGTCTGCTGAACGTgtcttgcgtgtgtgcgcgatGAAGGTTTTAGAGCCTGTTGACGATGTTCCAGAAGTGCTCTTCTGTCAAAAGGCTGCAGTGCCCTGTAGTGGCGCTGTGGCTGTATCGCGCTGGCTGCTGGTTAACGTTCTTTTGTGCGAAAACGATGGAGCTCTGTTGGTGGGCCACCTGCCGTGCGTGGTGCAGCTGACTGGCACCTCCATCACGAAAGACGGTATCTGTAGCAGCCTGTGTACCATGCTCAAAATGGGGGTGGAGTGTGAACGCCATCTGCGAGGCTGTGAGTTATTTTGTTGCACTACTGAGAAGAAGAACATCGTACTGCACAATTCGTTTTGCGACGGGGCTTGCCCGAGCCAAGTGGCTATTATCTACAGTGCTGTCGATGTCGGTGACGTCGTGCTTGTGTCCACGCCTTTGGCTCGCTCAGTTGTCGAGGAGAGACCGTCGGTTTTCCAGGCTGTCGTGGTGAGGCGGTTTGCAGAAGATGGGGTTACACTGTATGATGTGAAAGAGGTGGACACTGCTGTCGTCTTGGAGAGACTTACGTGTACACAGGTGGTGCCTCTCTAG
- a CDS encoding peroxidoxin (TriTrypDB/GeneDB-style sysID: LpmP.23.0050) — protein sequence MLRRLATKCFQRNVQCRGFAATSPVLNMDYQMYRTATVRDPAPQFSGKAVVGGAIKEINSNDYKGKYIVLFFYPMDFTFVCPTEIIAFSDRYLEFEKLNTQVIAVSCDSEYSHLAWVNTPRKKGGLGEMKIPVLADKSMEIARDYGVLIESAGIALRGLFVIDKSGILRHSTINDLPVGRNVDEVLRVVEAFQYADQNGDAIPCGWTPGKPTLDTKKAGEFFEKNM from the coding sequence ATGCTCCGTCGTCTTGCTACCAAGTGCTTCCAGCGGAACGTGCAGTGTCGCGGGTTCGCTGCTACTTCGCCGGTTTTGAATATGGACTACCAGATGTACCGTACGGCGACTGTCCGTGATCCTGCGCCGCAGTTTTCTGGTAAAGCTGTGGTGGGCGGTGCAATTAAGGAAATCAACAGCAACGACTACAAGGGCAAGTACATTGTACTGTTCTTCTATCCAATGGACTTCACCTTTGTTTGCCCGACAGAGATCATTGCCTTCTCGGACCGCTATTTGGAGTTTGAGAAGCTGAACACGCAGGTCATTGCCGTTTCGTGCGACTCTGAGTATTCTCACCTGGCGTGGGTAAACACACCACGCAAGAAGGGTGGTCTCGGTGAAATGAAGATCCCGGTACTGGCGGACAAGTCGATGGAGATTGCGCGTGACTACGGTGTTCTGATCGAATCTGCCGGCATTGCTCTTCGAGGACTCTTTGTGATCGACAAGAGCGGCATCCTGCGTCACTCTACGATAAACGACCTTCCAGTAGGTCGAAACgtggacgaggtgctgcgcgtggtGGAGGCTTTCCAGTACGCGGACCAAAACGGTGACGCGATTCCATGCGGATGGACCCCTGGAAAGCCCACACTGGACACCAAAAAGGCTGGCGAATTTTTTGAGAAGAATATGTGA